In one Pseudoclavibacter sp. Marseille-Q3772 genomic region, the following are encoded:
- a CDS encoding ABC transporter ATP-binding protein, translating to MTPAAPAFEVRELTVNLGGQTVLDSVSFNGQQGEVLGIVGPNGAGKTTLLRAVLGLIPHREGTVELLGHPLAAVREQVGYMPQAKTLNFDLPMRVRDLVRMGTFAAVPGARWRTVLKPARWREQRERQEGDVRDALELVGMEDLAARRIGQLSGGQQQRVLLARTIAQQPRFIALDEPFAGVDARSEHIILAALRQLCAQGASIVLVHHDLSSVRTFCDRALLLNRRVIAHGPVGEVLTAERVGAAYGGAAEAVAHSVRTA from the coding sequence GTGACACCAGCTGCTCCAGCGTTCGAAGTCCGAGAACTCACGGTCAACTTGGGCGGGCAAACCGTACTCGATTCTGTTTCGTTCAACGGGCAACAAGGCGAAGTACTCGGCATCGTCGGGCCGAACGGTGCCGGAAAGACGACGCTGCTGCGTGCCGTACTCGGGCTGATTCCACATCGTGAAGGAACCGTGGAGTTGCTTGGCCATCCGCTGGCAGCCGTGCGCGAACAGGTCGGTTATATGCCGCAGGCAAAAACGCTTAATTTCGACCTCCCGATGCGGGTGCGCGATCTCGTGCGGATGGGAACGTTTGCAGCGGTCCCTGGCGCTCGTTGGCGAACCGTTCTCAAACCGGCACGATGGCGCGAACAGCGCGAACGTCAGGAAGGGGACGTACGGGATGCGCTCGAACTGGTCGGTATGGAAGACCTCGCTGCACGGCGAATCGGACAGCTCTCTGGCGGCCAGCAGCAGCGTGTGTTGCTCGCTCGTACCATCGCGCAACAGCCAAGATTCATCGCGCTCGATGAGCCGTTCGCCGGGGTGGATGCTCGCAGCGAGCACATCATTCTCGCCGCGCTGCGACAGCTGTGCGCGCAGGGGGCGAGTATCGTCCTCGTGCACCACGACCTCTCGAGCGTGCGCACATTCTGCGACCGGGCGCTCCTGCTCAACCGCCGCGTGATCGCGCACGGTCCGGTCGGTGAGGTGCTGACTGCAGAGCGCGTTGGCGCCGCATATGGCGGCGCCGCCGAAGCAGTGGCGCACTCCGTGAGGACAGCTTGA
- a CDS encoding metal ABC transporter substrate-binding protein: MGQLAAGLVVALSASFALNGCSAAEKDDDALTIVATTGYLADAAKELVPDANIVTLVGPGGDPHTYELTTRDVEAMQSADLTVWNGLHLEAHMVEQLEGLGDRQFSADTVLAEENLLAWDDEDDPSATFDPHVWNSPENWQQVVSGMSEKLATIAPDQADRIRDNAKRYNDEIAAADQEISAMMDTIPEHQRLLVTGHDAFQYFGESYDLEVRATDLVSTEAELSAAEINELATMLAKRRVPMIFQDNQKNPQAIASLKESVRAKGWDVTVSDAELYADSLGADEDVDTYLEVLRHNATVVVEGLGGKVSSQTEKP, from the coding sequence GTGGGCCAGCTTGCGGCCGGTCTGGTTGTGGCCCTATCGGCGAGCTTCGCTCTCAACGGATGCAGTGCTGCCGAGAAGGATGACGATGCGTTGACCATCGTCGCCACGACGGGGTACCTCGCAGACGCAGCCAAAGAACTGGTGCCGGACGCGAATATCGTCACACTCGTGGGTCCGGGAGGAGATCCGCACACCTATGAACTGACCACGCGCGATGTGGAAGCTATGCAATCGGCGGACCTGACCGTATGGAACGGGCTGCACCTTGAAGCGCACATGGTTGAACAGCTGGAAGGCCTCGGAGATAGACAGTTCTCCGCGGATACCGTGCTCGCAGAAGAGAACCTGCTCGCGTGGGACGACGAGGACGATCCATCGGCAACGTTCGATCCGCACGTGTGGAACTCTCCCGAGAACTGGCAACAGGTGGTGTCTGGTATGAGCGAAAAACTCGCCACCATCGCGCCGGACCAAGCCGACCGCATCCGTGACAATGCGAAGCGCTACAACGATGAAATCGCGGCAGCTGATCAGGAAATCTCGGCCATGATGGACACCATTCCCGAGCATCAACGACTGCTCGTCACCGGTCACGACGCATTCCAATACTTTGGTGAAAGCTACGACCTGGAGGTGCGCGCAACCGACCTGGTCTCCACCGAAGCCGAGCTGAGCGCCGCCGAGATTAACGAGCTCGCGACAATGCTCGCAAAACGACGGGTGCCAATGATCTTCCAGGACAACCAAAAGAATCCCCAGGCAATCGCGAGCCTAAAGGAATCAGTCCGCGCAAAGGGATGGGACGTGACGGTGTCCGACGCGGAGCTTTACGCCGACTCGCTCGGAGCCGATGAAGACGTCGACACGTACCTTGAAGTGCTGCGACACAACGCCACTGTTGTCGTAGAGGGGCTCGGCGGCAAGGTGTCATCCCAGACGGAAAAACCGTGA